The Fusarium oxysporum Fo47 chromosome II, complete sequence genome includes a region encoding these proteins:
- a CDS encoding phosphatase 2C-like domain-containing protein: MNRAAVRALRTTSLSTVRTLSRTPRRGFAVSSFALAQARSKASAHARSARRNPAGAIPLRSSMYFRRLPVALVSSIVVGYGAWYSLNSSDIPPGSVVGSRTSLASTQTADVLPTRTVLVVGADELRQGTIVGEGPISKATSDDGRRIVEMLTPDQATQKLRRLEQSFSVSRGQGVTRYDLVQLPSNDPIEDDHAEKIVQVPSRSSVETDNSDWMFWGVFDGHSGWTTSATLRESLINYVARELNETYKKASGDLPSEDAVNLAIKTGFNNLDNEIVHKSVEKVFKGGSKTVAAELLQPALSGSCALLSFYDSRSNLLRVACTGDSRAVLGRRAGNGKWTATALSEDQTGSNSQEVERMRKEHPGEDNVIRNGRVLGGLEPSRAFGDAVYKWSRDVAWKLRENFFGRSPSPLLKTPPYVTAEPIVTTTKVHPENGDFLVLATDGLWEMLTNEEVVGLVGKWIETQGQSGTNSQFDAAWNKIFGSSKTPLPVEGSKTAGPDGNKTPIRVQQWGIDPDAKDRFTVKDKNVATHLVRNALGGNNDEQVCALLTLPSPFSRRYRDDLTVQVIFFGHGEKTGEVTVNLEATAGEGVKAKL, translated from the exons ATGAATCGAGCCGCAGTGAGAGCCTTAAGGACGACCTCACTTTCGACCGTCCGCACCCTCTCCCGCACTCCTCGTCGTGGTTTCGCCGTCTCGTCCTTCGCTCTCGCCCAGGCACGATCCAAGGCTAGTGCACACGCTCGAAGCGCTCGCCGCAACCCTGCAGGTGCCATTCCCCTAAGATCCTCTATGTACTTTCGTCGCCTGCCAGTCGCGCTTGTATCCAGTATCGTCGTCGGATACGGCGCCTGGTACTCTCTCAACAGCTCTGACATCCCCCCCGGCTCGGTTGTAGGCTCTAGGACTAGCCTCGCGTCAACTCAGACAGCGGATGTATTACCTACTCGGACTGTTCTCGTAGTGGGCGCCGACGAACTTAGACAAGGCACCATTGTTGGCGAGGGGCCCATCTCCAAGGCAACTAGTGACGACGGGCGTCGCATCGTCGAAATGTTGACACCCGACCAAGCAACACAGAAGCTTCGTCGCCTCGAACAGTCTTTTTCCGTCAGCCGAGGACAGGGTGTTACACGTTACGACCTGGTACAGCTGCCCAGTAATGACCCTATTGAGGATGATCACGCCGAAAAGATTGTTCAAGTCCCCAGCAGATCTTCCGTCGAGACAGATAACAGTGATTGGATGTTTTGGGGTGTTTTTGACGGCCATTC GGGATGGACTACTTCTGCAACGTTGAGGGAAAGCCTGATTAACTACGTCGCCCGCGAATTGAACGAAACCTACAAGAAGGCTTCCGGCGATCTTCCTTCTGAGGATGCAGTAAACCTGGCCATCAAGACTGGGTTCAATAACCTGGATAACGAGATCGTTCACAAGAGCGTGGAGAAGGTGTTCAAGGGCGGTTCCAAGACTGTTGCAGCCGAGCTTCTACAGCCCGCTCTATCTGGATCGTGCGCCCTGCTATCATTCTACGACAGCCGCAGCAACCTCCTGCGGGTTGCATGCACTGGTGACTCTCGCGCAGTCCTTGGCCGCAGGGCAGGGAACGGAAAGTGGACAGCCACTGCTCTATCAGAGGATCAGACGGGTAGTAACTCTCAAGAGGTTGAGCGCATGCGCAAGGAGCATCCTGGGGAGGACAACGTCATCCGAAATGGCCGTGTTCTTGGTGGATTAGAGCCTAGTCGTGCCTTTGGAGACGCCGTCTACAAGTGGAGCAGAGATGTTGCCTGGAAGTTACGCGAGAACTTCTTCGGTCGCAGCCCTTCACCTCTCTTAAAGACTCCTCCCTATGTCACCGCCGAGCCTATCGTTACAACTACCAAGGTCCACCCCGAAAATGGCGATTTCCTTGTCCTGGCAACCGATGGCCTCTGGGAGATGCTTACGAatgaagaagttgttggCCTTGTAGGCAAGTGGATTGAGACTCAGGGACAGTCTGGAACCAACTCGCAGTTTGATGCTGCATGGAACAAGATCTTTGGCTCATCCAAAACACCTTTACCCGTTGAGGGGAGCAAGACCGCCGGACCTGATGGCAACAAGACCCCTATTCGCGTTCAACAATGGGGCATTGACCCGGATGCTAAGGATCGGTTCACCGTGAAGGATAAGAATGTTGCTACACACCTTGTCCGAAACGCCCTTGGTGGCAACAACGACGAGCAGGTCTGCGCTTTGCTCACGCTGCCTTCGCCTTTCTCGCGACGATACCG TGATGATTTGACTGTTCAagtcatcttcttcggccACGGGGAGAAGACAGGCGAGGTAACCGTCAATCTCGAGGCTACAGCTGGAGAAGGTGTCAAGGCGAAGTTATAA